Part of the Odocoileus virginianus isolate 20LAN1187 ecotype Illinois chromosome 27, Ovbor_1.2, whole genome shotgun sequence genome is shown below.
CTAAGTGTGCAAGGAAGACAAGGAGGCATCACAAGGAGATACTCAAATAACCCCACAACTCTTGAAACAAATTACGTGATGGATATTCACCAGTCATGTCTAAGACACAACAAGGTGCTAGGAAACGGGCTTGCCAAGACGCATTTATATAAATAGCTCTTATGCTGCacatagacttttaaaatatttactttttcctgTAAAGGTGTTGCTGATATTCTGTAAGAGATGCGTCCCATAGGAAAAGTTGAAATGTGTGTGTCGAGGGCTTATGTGATGATTGCAGTACAATACTATAACTTGTCATGGATTCTAAATTTGAGTGTTTTTTCCTGATTTCTGATGATCATTTTATCTATAAAGTTATATGTTCTTGTTTTGTAGATTACCGCTGTTGCAGCATATGAATACTGCAATTCGTACTGCTTCTTTCTCAATTTCCAGGAGAAAACATCATGGAAGGAGAAAATCACACTCTGTCTGAATTTATCATCTTAGGATTCTCTGACCTAAACAATGTGCAGGTTTTATTCTTTACCATATTTCTTATGGTCTATCTCTGTACCCTGGggggaaatattttcattattttggtaACACTGATCGATATACGACTCTATAcccccatgtatttttttttaaggaatctggcCTTTCTTGATATCTGTTATACCACCACTAATGTCCCCCAGATGATGGTGCATCTCCTATCAAAGAAGAAAAGTATTTCCTACGGGGGCTGTGTGGCTCAACTTTTGGCATTCCTTTTCTTTGTGGGGGTAGAGTGTCTCCTCCTGGCAGCCATGGCATATGATCGTTACATTGCAATCTGCAAACCTTTAAGGTATTCGGTTGTTATGAACAAGGTCCTGTATAGCCGGTTAGCAGCCTCCTGCTGGACTGCTGGTTTCCTCAACTCAGTGGTGCACACAGGACTGACATTCCGCCTGCCTTTCTGTGGCCACAACGAGAttcattatttcttctgtgaCATCCCCCCTTTGCTGATCTTGTCTTGTGGTGACACTTTTGTCAATGAGCTGGTGTTACTCATTGTTGGGGTCTTCATTGGATGGGCTCCTTTCCTAGGTATCATCCTTTCCTACCTCTGCATTATCTCTGCCATCTTGAGGATCCGCTCCTCAGAGGGGAGACAAAAGGCCTTTTCTACTTGTGCCTCCCACCTGGTCATTGTCCTTCTCTACTACGGCAGCTCCATCTTCACATATGTGCGGCCCATCTCATCTTACTCGTTGGCAAAAGACCGGCTGATCTCAGTACTGTACAGTGTGGCCACCCCCATGCTAAACCCCATCATTTATACTCTGAGGAACAAGGATATCAGAAAGGCGCTGAGAGCTGTGGGAGAAAAAGTAGCAACTTTCAAACTTCATTTCCCTTGAAGTgtagtgtttatttttctctcatgataaatatagaaaattatcTGTCTTGCCCATGCAATCTGTTTTTTCATGCCAACATTATTGATTTCAATGATAAATggggcaaaatgttaacaatagcTTAATCTGGGTAAAGGATTAATGGATTTTGGGGGTTCTTTTCTTATTCCTGAAATACTTctgtatattctatatatttgaaactatatataaataaaaagttaatttgaGTCTTTTGAGCATAACTAAAACTACTTTGTACTTGTCTCTACTTGTGCGCACTTTGTTTTGGTATTTTAACCTCCATATCAaatatagtgaagtgaagtcgctcagtcatgtctgactctttgcgaccctaaggacttatcctgcccggctcctccgtccatgggattttccaggcaagaatactggagcgaattgccatttccttctccaggggatcttcctgactcagggtttgaactcagatctcccgcacagcaggcagactctttattgtctgagccaccagagaatcccaaatATATTCAAACATATCAAATATATTCTTCAGTTAATCTGGtgttcttaaattttgttttgtcttatggTGAACTAACTATCCATTGACTTGTGGTTCCGCTACTTTCAGCGTTTGTCTAAAAGATGTCTTCCTTTGTTACTGTCCTTCTTACATTTACtatactttcctggtggctcatctggtaaagaatccacctgcatctgggatacctgggttcagtccctgagttgggaagatcccctggagaagggaaagactacccactccagtattctggcctggagaattccgtggactgtataatccatggcattgcaaatttgggcttcccttgtggctcagagagtaaagcgtctgcctgcagcgtgggagacccggttcgatccttgggttgggaagatcccctggagaaggaaatgtcaacccgttccagtattatTGCCCAGGAAAtgctatggacaaaggagcttggcaggttatagtccatggggttgcaaagagttagacacgacttagcatctaAGCACAGAACCAGCGATGAGGACTCAGcactgtggcctgggttcaatctctggtgtcagggaactaagattctgtaaGCCACGTGACATgaccaaaaaaaacaacaacaaaaaaagggaaaatagaaaatacataattTCTCTTCTTATCTTCAGAAAGGATAATAAACTTAGATTCTTTGCAATACTTCAAAGATCCCATACATAAAAACGTAAATTAAACAAATTTATTCCCATTGTTTATTCTTCCCTGTTGTTCATCATTTCCCCAAATCCTtccagtttctttatttttggaaCTCAGtttatatttcatcatttttagttttcattatatTGTTATAGGTGATATCATGTTTTTGCATTTACAAGGTGTTAGACTTTTGAAGGATAAGAGCTGTCTCTTCTCTTTTATATTCTCATCACCCCCTTTTGCTCATGATCAACCAAAGGTTCTGCCCcaaatttattattaaagaatTAATCTAGTGACTTCACAAGCATCCAAAGAAGGGTATAAGTTGATACTTATGGAAGAGAAATAGGGAGAGAATAAGTCTCTGGAGAGAAAATCCCATGACATTAATGTCCAGATACCCCTAGGGAGGTTTATATAGGATTTAGTCTGTTTGTTCTCTGGTCAAAATAAGAGATGGATTTGCTGAGACTTAATCTCACATCTAGGTAGAGGTTGTTGCAATAAAATGGGTGTAAGAGTCTTGAACAGCTGGAGCTATCTCTGATGATCTTATTCAAGGAGACAGTAAACACAGTTGATCTCTGATTTTTGGACATCCTTTTTGAGCCAagagtttattttattataaagtatGTGAAGACAGATGTGCAGGACAAATTAGCTGAGAGtgaacagaaaaaaagtgaaaggaataaTTTTCTGAAGGAAAGGCACTAATATCATTGGAAAAAGCGAGTGGAAGTACATGGGGAAAACTCTTTGAATCTAGGGTGTGAAAATTACAGAGTGGAAGAGCAGGTGGGTTCACAGCACAAGTCATTAGCTAGTAAAGCTTTGAATTTCTTAATCTACGTGtgtgtacattttttatttttttggttgtttgctATTTATATCAGTGTAGACTCTTATTGAGATCAAGTTAGGTGTATGTTTTAATTAAATGTCTGAGTGTCTATATCTGTTTagtggtgtgtgggtgtgggtgtgtgtgggcaggtgtgtgtgttaCCAAGAGTTAGAGAAAATATaaggagaagaaagtgaagtagagaaaaaaattacatgagtAATACCTTAATATATGTCAAAATTAATGATACAAAAATGGCATGTTCTGGTTCTAGTCAAACAATATTTTAGATTGTATTTACTGTTTATAAAATGACTTATCTTTGCAATAGTATTATTTTTAGCAGAAGACAGATGGTGCTATTATccaggaaaaatataataattttcaaaCCTCTTGTATGAAGTATTTacttatgtattaatattttaacttgaGTATATCCACAGTTTCCAATATATGCATAGGTAATAATGTCCTTCAATTACATTCATGACTGCTGAGATTAATCATCTTCTTTTCTCTACCAACAATTCCATTTAGAATATTTCTTCTATATCCATACTCATGGAATGCAGCTCCTagatttttgtgttcttttaCCAATAAtgtaatttcttaaattttgaatACTGTTTATAGACAGCAATTAATCATTAAGAATCACAAGTGTCTTTGAGAACAGTCCATGACAAAAATGAATTGCTAAAACTAGCCCTATATGGCTAAAAGttatttcagtcagtcagtcagttcagtccctcagtcgtgtccaactctttgggaccccatgaatcgcagcatgccaggcctccctgtccatcaccaactcccggagtctacccaaacccatgcccatcaagtcggcgatgccatccatccatctcatcctcggcagtccccttctcctcccgcccccaatctcccccccccccccgcccccagcatcagtgtctttcccaatgagtcagctctttgcatgaacTTAATCACAAATATTCATTGCTTACTTTCTATGTTGCCATGTCCTCTAATAAACTGGAAGAGTCTTCTGTGAGTGTAGCATCACATTCAGGAGAATAGTATGGATAGATTGTAGGTGAGAATGTTTCAAAAGAAGACAAATCTGACCTTTTGAGGGTAGTTTTTGTAGCTGATAATGATTGAACAGGTAATCACAATCCAGTAGTTAATTCAGTAAGTATAGAGAGAGCACCAAAACAATGTTCCAGACACTGTTTTAGGTGCTGGGTTGCAGTagtgaataaaatagacaacagttttgtgtgtgtgtgtctgagactGCAAGACATATTTAATAAAATCCAGTACAGCAGATTAAGATAAGTGCGATTGATAACAACATAGCAAGAAAGgatacgattttttttttttttgtaatttaacctggagaagactcttgagagtcccttggacaggaaagagatcaaaccagtcaatcctaaaggaaattaaccctgactcttcaatggaaggactgttgctgaagcttttagctacaatactttggccacctgatgtgaagagctgactcactgggaaagaccctgatgctgggaaagatggagggcaagagaagagggtgacagaggatgagatggttagatagactcaccgacttgatggacttgaatttgagcaaactccaggagatagtggaggacagaggggcctggcatgttgcagcccCCTAGAGTTgcacaggacttagtgactgaacaaaacaatCAGAGAAATTCAAGATGAGGGTATAGCTTTAGGGCAAAGGTCTGAAAGAGATGTGGGAATTAAACATGTGAATTTATTAAGTGTAAGAATGCTTCATACAAGTCGAGAGCTGGTGCACAGATGTTAAGATGAGAATGTAATTAGTGTTTTAGGAACAACATAGAGATCAATGTGGCTGAGTAATCCAGGGATAGAGTGGAAGTGGAAGCTTAAATCATTAGACATATTTAACAGAATAATCCTGGATGCTGCTTTGAGAATAGGAGACTGGATAAGTGTGGAAATAAGATCATTCCAATAATCCAAATGAGTGATGATGGTGATTTGCACAGTCACATAGGAGGCAGTGAGAAAGGAATTTTGCATCTGCAGTCATGAAATAGGGTAATCTGCACATCTCCTTTCTGTTAAGTCCTTTTTCAAGTATTGGTATCAAGGTCATGCTAGCCTTATAAAAGAAGTTGAGAGTATTCTTTCTTTtgggctttgggcttcccttgtgggaagtaagaaagaatctgcctgcaatgatggagacccaggttgggaagatatcttggagaagggaacggctacccactccagtattctggcctggagaattccatggaccgtatagtccatagcgtcacaaagagtcttaAATAGCAGCTACAGTTTCCTATATAGATATCAAactattcaaattttctttcttttactgttagttttagtaatttatttttgttttgaagtaaTTTGTAAATGTCATATAGATTGTTAAATTTATTGGCATGAAGTTGCTCATAAAGATCTTCTATAATTTTTGACATTGATAATATCCATAGTGATCCATATCCTTTTAAATTGATATTTTGAGCTCTCTCTCTTTAACAGTCTTACAGGAGTTTATCACTTTCACAATCTTTTCAAATAACTAAGTTTTCACTTTACTgcacttttcttttctattttaatgattcatgttattattttcattatttcctttcttttgctttctttagatTTGAGATGCtggttttattcattcattcattcagtttcttGAAATACAACTTTAGAGTACCGATTttcaatatttcttcttttctaagataTGAATTCAAGACATAAAAtctctctgtttatttctttagCTACATACTAAAAGTTTTGATATGTCTCATCTTCATTATGActtggttaaaatatttttaaaaatctatttggaTTTTCCCTTTATCCATGAATTATTTAGCTGTGTGTTGCTTTATTTCAAGCATTTAGTGCATTTCTGGatatctttttcttactttttaaaaattttaccataGTCAAAGAGCATTCTTTGAATGACTCAATCTATTGAAATTtttgatgcttaaaaaaaaaacctatcttgattttgtaaatgtttaatgtgccattaaaaataatgtgaattcttttctttttccattcatgtaTTCTAGTCTATGTAGTATTAACATCCACAAGTCATAGTGATTATTGCCTTGTATagtcatttttcactttattgGGTCAATTTTTCCTTACATGTACACAGACACATACCATTCTGATGTTCTTCACTTCTTTCTGCATTTCCATTCTTCTACTTAGGATCTTTTCTTACTGACTAGAGAACTTCTTTTAGTGTATATTTTTAGTGTAGTGATAAGTTCTCTCAGTttgtattttgctctttttttgtgGGTGTGAATTCTTTTCTTATTGAGCTGTTTATGTCAATCAAATTTGCAAATTatgcttttcaaatttttatattcttaataactttttttttgtttcctcttctataagGCATAGAGAGAGAGATATTAAAAACTTCTATTAGGATTGTGAATTTTActctttcttcattatttctgtcAACTTTTGAAGCTATTTTATTGGGAGCTTACATTGGGTTGTGATATTCTGGACCAGTTGTTAGCAGGGGAATGTTAGTGTGGGTGAGGGTGGGTACGCTgctgcttaatcgctcagtcatgtctgactctttgcgaccctatggactggagcccaccaggttcctctgtccatggtattctccaggcaggaagactggagtgggttgacattcccttctccaggggatctttcccatccagggattgaacctgggtctcccacactgcaggcagattctttaccaactgagccaccaagggctCCCTCAAATGGCAAAGCATttagtatatttttttcctctctctttcaatGTTTATGCTTTATCTTGTTCTAATTCTTCTCCTCTTGTAGAAATTCCCACTAAATGTAGGGCACTTTTTCCTGGGGCTGAAAAATCGGGgatgttttcaaaattctcttcctGTTAACACTTTCTACTCTTTCAAGTTTTTCTCAGCTACACACACAAACCCACCACTGTGCTGCAGTCTTGTGACTATTGATGCTAATTATGCTGTTTTTATTCCCTCTGCTTAAACACAATATTTGAAGATTCTGGATTTTATGTTTCTTAGTTTTGCTGAACGTTTAGGCTTGTAGGAAGGATGTGTTAATTCCCTGAGGCTTTAAATTATcttaggagaaaagaagaaatcctCACTAGGCTACATCACTTTTACTGCCAGAACCGAGAATCATAAGCTGAACAATTATTTCctttgtatgttt
Proteins encoded:
- the LOC110133255 gene encoding olfactory receptor 5V1-like → MEGENHTLSEFIILGFSDLNNVQVLFFTIFLMVYLCTLGGNIFIILVTLIDIRLYTPMYFFLRNLAFLDICYTTTNVPQMMVHLLSKKKSISYGGCVAQLLAFLFFVGVECLLLAAMAYDRYIAICKPLRYSVVMNKVLYSRLAASCWTAGFLNSVVHTGLTFRLPFCGHNEIHYFFCDIPPLLILSCGDTFVNELVLLIVGVFIGWAPFLGIILSYLCIISAILRIRSSEGRQKAFSTCASHLVIVLLYYGSSIFTYVRPISSYSLAKDRLISVLYSVATPMLNPIIYTLRNKDIRKALRAVGEKVATFKLHFP